The Urbifossiella limnaea genome has a window encoding:
- a CDS encoding VanZ family protein, translated as MTPPTRATYAALAAVAALFVLYGSWVPFDFRAPPGGDPVGFFAACLRDRVAVHSRSDAVGNVGVAVPLGFFLLAAARVDRRRGIGELAAALALWPLAVAVAVAAEFGQVFLPTRFATSADIWCQAVGAAVGMLGWVVAGRWLTGHARAVWERTQPRAAAARLLAAYLLWVAVAQALPLDLTASPAEVYRKARDRVVYVPFREFGPGGPADAGMKFVKLIGLFLPAGLLAGRLWANPLRPLALGVLLAGATEASQLVVHSRVPSATDVVAGTTGVLLGWAAARFGSRGPCVTAWLAALAVIFWAPFDFLASAGSFGWLPGRPLEGHPLFALEDALVKLALFAPVGAAAGRWGAPAGGLAALAVEVGQLFLPAHVPGASDVLLGALGGAAGGWAARRAFSPILN; from the coding sequence GTGACGCCCCCCACCCGGGCGACGTACGCCGCGCTCGCGGCCGTCGCCGCACTGTTCGTGCTGTACGGCAGCTGGGTGCCGTTCGACTTCCGCGCCCCGCCCGGCGGCGACCCCGTCGGGTTCTTCGCCGCCTGCCTCCGCGACCGCGTCGCCGTCCACTCCCGGTCCGACGCCGTCGGCAACGTCGGCGTTGCCGTGCCGCTCGGCTTCTTCCTCCTGGCCGCGGCGCGGGTCGATCGGCGCCGGGGAATCGGCGAGCTCGCGGCGGCGCTGGCCCTGTGGCCGCTGGCGGTGGCGGTGGCGGTGGCCGCCGAGTTCGGCCAGGTGTTCCTCCCCACGCGCTTCGCCACCAGCGCCGACATCTGGTGTCAGGCCGTCGGCGCCGCGGTGGGGATGCTCGGCTGGGTGGTCGCCGGCCGGTGGCTGACCGGGCACGCGCGAGCGGTGTGGGAGCGGACGCAGCCGCGGGCGGCGGCGGCCCGGCTGCTGGCGGCGTACCTGCTGTGGGTGGCCGTGGCGCAGGCGCTGCCGCTGGACCTGACGGCGAGCCCGGCCGAGGTGTACCGCAAGGCGCGCGACCGCGTGGTTTACGTGCCGTTCCGCGAGTTCGGCCCCGGCGGCCCGGCCGACGCCGGCATGAAGTTCGTGAAGCTGATCGGCCTGTTCCTCCCCGCGGGGCTGCTGGCCGGTCGGCTGTGGGCCAACCCGCTGCGGCCGCTGGCGCTCGGCGTGCTGTTGGCGGGCGCGACCGAGGCGAGTCAGCTCGTGGTGCATTCGCGGGTGCCGTCGGCGACGGACGTGGTGGCCGGGACGACAGGCGTGCTGCTCGGCTGGGCCGCGGCGCGGTTCGGGTCGCGGGGGCCGTGCGTGACGGCGTGGCTGGCGGCGCTGGCGGTGATCTTCTGGGCGCCGTTCGACTTCCTGGCGTCGGCGGGTTCGTTCGGCTGGCTGCCTGGTCGGCCGCTGGAGGGGCACCCGCTGTTCGCGCTCGAGGACGCCCTGGTCAAGCTGGCGCTGTTCGCGCCGGTGGGGGCCGCGGCGGGGCGGTGGGGGGCGCCGGCCGGCGGGCTGGCGGCGCTGGCGGTCGAGGTGGGTCAGCTGTTCCTGCCGGCGCACGTGCCGGGCGCGTCGGACGTGCTGCTGGGGGCGCTCGGCGGCGCGGCGGGCGGGTGGGCGGCGCGGCGGGCGTTCAGCCCGATCCTGAACTAG